The genomic segment CTGCCAGCCTTCTCGGCGCCGCCTTATCCGGAATACATCGCGGCCATCGTCGAGGGCGGCATCAAGGCGGTGGAGACCGCAGGCCGCAGCCCGGAAGCCTACATGCCGGCGCTGAAGGCCGCTGGCATCAAGGTCATCCACAAATGCACCTCGGTGCGCCACTCGCTGAAGGCCGAGCGCATCGGCTGCGATGCCGTCAGCGTCGACGGCTTCGAGTGTGGCGGCCATCCCGGCGAGGACGACATCCCCAACATGATTCTGCTGCCGCGTGCGGCGGAGGAGTTGAAGATCCCGTTCGTCGCCTCCGGCGGCATGGCCGACGGTCGCAGCCTGGTCGCGGCGCTCTCGCTGGGCGCGGCGGGCATGAACATGGGCACGCGCTTCATCGCCACCAAGGAAGCGCCGGTGCACCAGAACGTCAAGGACGCGCTGGTCGCGGCCACCGAGCTCGACACCCGCCTGATCATGCGGGCGTTGCGCAATACCGAGCGCGTCCTGAAGAACGCCAATGTCGACCGCCTGCTCGAGATCGAGCGCGAGAAGGGCGCCAAGCTCACCATCGACGACATCCACGATCAGGTCGCGGGCGTCTATCCCAAGATCATGCTGGACGGCCAGATGGACGCCGGCGCCTGGAGCTGCGGCATGGTCGCAGGCCTGATCCACGACATCCCGTCTTGCAAGGAGCTGATCGATCGCATCATGGACGAAGCGGAAACCATCATCCGCAGCCGCCTGCTGGGGTTCCTGGACGGGACGGGGGCGACGCGAAAGGTCGCCTGACACCCGTCAAACTTCTTAACCACGGCGGCATTTGACCGCTGGAATTGCGCGCGGCGCCTCCTAGATAGGGGTAAATTGCCCCTTTCATAAATCGATTTCAGGAGGCATCCGTGGTCCTGAAAAGTGTTCACTTCGCAATTGCCTTTGCCCTCGTGGTCGCAGGGGCCGGTGTCGCGCGCGCCGACGACTACAAGCCCGACGAATATCTCGGCCTCGATCTCTCAAAGGCCCTGGTGTCGCCGAAACGTCTCGGGCCGGAGACGCACTTCGCCCCGGTCGCGCTCGAAGCGCGTGGCGGCAACGAGGCACAGGCGCGCGCTGAGCCCGTCGAGGTGCCGAAGAAGGTTGCCGCCGAACGCGTTCGTGTGGCCGAGCCGAAGGCCGCGCATGCGGCGAGCACACCGCCGCGCGGCGCGGCCCGCGCCAAGCTTGCCCACCGCCGGGGCAATCCGCTGGATGCGCAGGCGATGGACACCCGTATCCAGACCTGGCCATGCCGCTCCGGCGGCATCTGCAACTGGAAGCGGTAGGCGCGAGAGCCGTCGCTGTGTCTTTCCCTCTCCCCGTAAGAACGGGGCGAGGGAGCAGACCGCGCTCCGCGGTTGCAACGGACGTCATCCCCGCGTCGCAAAACCGTAGGCGCGGAGTCAAGAAACCGTAAGCTGGGAGTCAAGGAGCGCAGGCGCCTTCCGTCGCGATTCGACGAAGGTCTCCTGAATGGCAACGCTCCGCGCCTCGCGCGCATGGACCCGGCGGCAGTTCCTGGTCCGCTCCGCCTCCAGTCTCGCCATCGCCTCGCTCGCGAAGCCTCATTTGAGCCGCGCCGCCGACCGGCCGCAGATCGCAGCCGGCATCCAGTCCGGCGATGTCTCCGGCGGCTCCGCGGTGATCTGGGCGCGCGCCGACCGGCCTGCGCGGATGCAGGTGGAATGCTCGACCGTCGAGAGCTTCAAGACCATCATCGCCTCGGCTTCCGGCGATGCGCTGCCCGATGCCGATCTCACGTCGAAGCTTCTGCTGGCGGATCTGCCGCCCGGACAGGACATCTTCTACCGTGTCCGCTTCGACGACATTGCCACCGGTCTTGCCGGCGAAAGCAGCATCGGCCATTTCCGCACCGCGCCGGCAGCGCGCCAGTCGATCTCGTTCCTGTGGTCCGGCGACACCGCGGGGCAGGGCTGGGGCATCGACGTCTCCCGCGGCGGCTATCGCAGCTATCGCACCATGCTCGACAACCGTCCGGATTTCTTCGTCCACTGCGGCGATCACATCTACGCGGACTGCACGATTCCTTCCGAACAGAAGCTGCCGAACGGAGAGACCTGGCGCAACCTCGTCACCGAAGAGAAATCCGAAGTTGCGCACACCCTGGCGCAGTTCCGCGGCAACTACAAATACAACCATCTCGACGAACATTTCCGCGCCTTTCATGCAGAGGTGCCGATGTTCGCGCAATGGGACGATCACGAGGTGACCAACGACTGGTCGCCGATCGGGACCCATGACGAGACCGGTTACGAGGACGACGGCACCCCGCGCCTGGTCGCGCGGGCCCGCCGGGCCTTCTTCGACTTCATGCCGATCCGCAACATCAGCGCGCAGCACGGCCGCGTCTATCGCAAGATCGCCTATGGCCCGCTGCTGGACGTCTTCATGATCGACATGCGCAGCTACCGCGACGAGAGCTGGAACAAGGGTGATGATCGCCGCGGCTGGATCCTGGGCGCCGAGCAGCTCGCCTGGCTGAAGCGCGAGCTTGCCGCCTCACGCGCGACTTGGAAGGTGATCGCGGCCGATTTGCCGATCGGCCTGATCAGCCTGGATGCGGTCGCGCTCGGCGATGGGCCGCCCGACCGGCGCGAGCACGAGATCGCCGATCTGCTCGCCTCCATCAAGCGCGCCGGCATCCGCAACATCGTCTGGCTCACGGCCGACATGCACTACACCGCCGCGCACTATTACGATCCGAACAAGGCGCAGTTCCAGGATTTCGAGCCGTTCTGGGAGTTCGTCTCCGGCCCGCTGCATGCTGGCAGCTGGAGCCCAGGCGAGCTCGACGACACCTTCGGGCCGGTCGCGATGTACCAGCATGGCTGCAGCGCCGCGCAGGGCGACAATCTGGCGCCCTGTTTCGGCTTGCAGTTCTTCGGGCGGGTCGACATCGACGGCCGCAGCGGTGTGATGACCGTGACCCTGAAGGACGTCGACAATCGCGACCTCTGGTCGGTCGACATCGTCCCGCGGCCGCAGATGCATCCGTCGCTGGTGGCGCAGCATTCGTAGGCTGCTAACCCGATCTTGATTGGCCGCCATGCTCCTCCCGCGCTAGGGTAAGGGCTCCCACCACTTCTTTTCCGTCACCAAAGGTCTGCTCACGCGGCATCGCCGCGCGCATCCGGTGGGCTGAATATCTCGGGAGCCTGTTTCATGGACCATCTGAAAACACAGGGCATCAGCATGCCCAAGCTCGGCCTCGGCACCTTCCGCATGCAGGGCGATGCCTGCCGTGCCGCGGTCGAGAGCGCGCTGTCCATCGGCTATCGCCACATCGACACCGCCGAGATGTACGCCAACGAGGAGGCGATCGGCGCGGCCATCGCCGCGTCCGGCGTG from the Bradyrhizobium sp. WBAH42 genome contains:
- a CDS encoding alkaline phosphatase, producing MATLRASRAWTRRQFLVRSASSLAIASLAKPHLSRAADRPQIAAGIQSGDVSGGSAVIWARADRPARMQVECSTVESFKTIIASASGDALPDADLTSKLLLADLPPGQDIFYRVRFDDIATGLAGESSIGHFRTAPAARQSISFLWSGDTAGQGWGIDVSRGGYRSYRTMLDNRPDFFVHCGDHIYADCTIPSEQKLPNGETWRNLVTEEKSEVAHTLAQFRGNYKYNHLDEHFRAFHAEVPMFAQWDDHEVTNDWSPIGTHDETGYEDDGTPRLVARARRAFFDFMPIRNISAQHGRVYRKIAYGPLLDVFMIDMRSYRDESWNKGDDRRGWILGAEQLAWLKRELAASRATWKVIAADLPIGLISLDAVALGDGPPDRREHEIADLLASIKRAGIRNIVWLTADMHYTAAHYYDPNKAQFQDFEPFWEFVSGPLHAGSWSPGELDDTFGPVAMYQHGCSAAQGDNLAPCFGLQFFGRVDIDGRSGVMTVTLKDVDNRDLWSVDIVPRPQMHPSLVAQHS
- a CDS encoding nitronate monooxygenase family protein, whose product is MKTAITELFGIEHPIIQGGMHFVGFAELAAAVSNAGGLGIITGLTQKTPELLAKEIARCRDMTDKPFGVNLTFLPAFSAPPYPEYIAAIVEGGIKAVETAGRSPEAYMPALKAAGIKVIHKCTSVRHSLKAERIGCDAVSVDGFECGGHPGEDDIPNMILLPRAAEELKIPFVASGGMADGRSLVAALSLGAAGMNMGTRFIATKEAPVHQNVKDALVAATELDTRLIMRALRNTERVLKNANVDRLLEIEREKGAKLTIDDIHDQVAGVYPKIMLDGQMDAGAWSCGMVAGLIHDIPSCKELIDRIMDEAETIIRSRLLGFLDGTGATRKVA